One part of the Osmerus mordax isolate fOsmMor3 chromosome 18, fOsmMor3.pri, whole genome shotgun sequence genome encodes these proteins:
- the rnmt gene encoding mRNA cap guanine-N7 methyltransferase, whose protein sequence is MEAAHAEDPSGTEQGGLPGEAEFPRSSVDDSPAQKRVTKRKHDEEDEEGSPTKKQMTSEQVTKRSHGEDDVEGSPTKKQGVGEQHSIKVASHYNALKETGLGARSQSRIFFMRNFNNWLKSVLIGEIMDKVRPNRRQVSVLDLGCGKGGDLLKWRKGHINHLVCADIAEVSVDQCRSRYDDMKKRGNPHDRIFSAEFIAADCTKELLSDKLQDPDMSFDVCSCQFVYHYSFETQQQADMMLRNACERLRPGGFFIGTTPDAYELVKRVEASSSCSFGNEVFSVTFQNKGDYPLFGCKYDFNLEGVVNVPEFLVYFPLLQEMAKRYNMRLVYKKTFSQFFQKHISDEQHRSLMQRMQALEPYPADSRTKASCPDSPEQYEHARSHSETPGARMPLGTLSKSEWEATSIYMVFVFEKMEQKS, encoded by the exons ATGGAGGCAGCTCACGCGGAGGACCCGTCCGGGACAGAGCAAGGGGGACTACCGGGGGAGGCAGAGTTCCCGCGGAGCTCTGTGGATGACAGTCCAGCGCAAAAGCGGGTCACCAAGAGGAAGCATgacgaggaagatgaggagggttCCCCCACCAAGAAGCAG atGACGTCTGAGCAGGTCACCAAGAGGAGCCACGGAGAGGACGACGTGGAGGGGTCTCCCACCAAGAAGCAG ggagTGGGTGAGCAGCACAGTATCAAGGTAGCGAGCCACTACAATGCTCTGAAGGAGACGGGGCTGGGGGCCAGGAGCCAGAGCAGGATCTTCTTCATGCGCAACTTCAACAACTGGCTGAAGAGCGTCCTCATTG gtgAGATCATGGACAAGGTGCGTCCGAACAGGAGGCAGGTGTCTGTGCTGGACCTGGGCTGTGGCAAGGGAGGAGACCTGCTCAAGTGGAGGAAGGGCCACATCAATCACCTGGTCTGTGCAG ACATAGCAGAGGTGTCGGTGGACCAGTGTCGGAGTCGCTATGACGACATGAAGAAGAGGGGCAACCCCCACGACCGCATCTTCTCTGCTGAGTTTATAGCAGCAGACTGTACCAAg gAGCTGCTGTCAGACAAGCTGCAGGACCCAGACATGAGCTTCGACGTGTGCAGCTGTCAGTTTGTGTACCACTACTCGTTTGAGACGCAGCAGCAGGCGGACATGATGCTGAGGAACGCCTGCGAGAGGCTCCGGCCCGGCGGCTTCTTCATCGGCACAACGCCCGACGCATACGAGCTGGT gaagCGTGTGGAGGCGTCCTCCTCCTGCTCGTTTGGTAACGAGGTGTTCAGCGTTACGTTCCAGAACAAGGGAGACTACCCGCTGTTCGGCTGCAAGTACGACTTCAACCTGGAGGGCGTGGTCAACGTCCCCGAGTTCCTGGTCTACTTCCCCCTGCTCCAGGA GATGGCGAAGCGGTACAACATGCGTCTGGTGTACAAGAAGACCTTCTCCCAGTTCTTCCAGAAGCACATCAGCGATGAGCAGCACCGCAGCCTCATGCAGCGCATGCAGGCCCTGgag cCGTACCCAGCAGACAGCAGGACCAAGGCCTCGTGTCCGGACAGCCCTGAGCAGTACGAACACGCCAGGAGTCACTCTGAAACCCCGGGAGCTCGCATGCCCCTG GGGACGCTGAGCAAGTCGGAGTGGGAGGCTACAA gtatatacatggtgtttgtgtttgagaagATGGAGCAGAAGTCCTGA